One genomic region from Siniperca chuatsi isolate FFG_IHB_CAS linkage group LG18, ASM2008510v1, whole genome shotgun sequence encodes:
- the klhl8 gene encoding kelch-like protein 8 isoform X1, which yields MAPGDVVPDHAKQLKSKEKRPGNRALKANCEPDGSFVFEAHEAWKDFHNSLRHFYEVGELCDVTLKVGSRLIPCHKLVLACVIPYFRAMFLSEMSEAKQELIEIKDFDGDAIQDLVHFAYSSKLTLTVDNVQPLLYAACILQVELVARACCEYMKAHFHPTNCLAVRTFAESHNRVDLMDMADRYACEHFTEVVECEDFTCVSPQHLRTLLSSSELNIHSETQVYNAAVKWLKANPQHHEAWLDQIMSQVRLPLLPVEFLTGTVAKDEMIKGNLSCRDLMDEARNYHLHLSNKVVLDFEYSVRTIPRKHTAGVLFCVGGRGGSGDPFRSIECYSITKNSWFFGPEMNSRRRHVGVISVGGKVYAVGGHDGNEHLGNMEMFDPLTNKWMMKASMNTKRRGIALAALGGPIYAIGGLDDNSCFNDVERYDIESDCWSAVASMNTPRGGVGSVALGSFVYAVGGNDGVASLSSVERFNPHLNKWMEVSEMGQRRAGNGVSKLNGCLYVVGGFDDNSPLSSVERFDPRMHRWEYVSELTTPRGGVGVATVMGRVFAVGGHNGNIYLNTVEAFEPRMNRWELVGSVSHCRAGAGVAVCSSHVSQIRDVGQGSSNVANCM from the exons ATGGCACCAGGGGATGTGGTGCCAGACCATGCCAAGCAGCTGAAGTCCAAGGAGAAGCGGCCTGGAAACAGGGCCTTGAAAGCAAACTGTGAGCCTGATGGGTCCTTTGTCTTTGAAGCTCATGAGGCTTGGAAGGACTTCCATAACTCCCTCAGGCATTTCTACGAAGTAGGAGAGCTCTGTGACGTCACGCTGAAG GTTGGTAGTAGGTTGATACCATGCCACAAGCTAGTGCTGGCTTGTGTGATCCCTTACTTCAG GGCCATGTTCCTGTCAGAGATGTCCGAGGCTAAGCAGGAACTGATAGAAATCAAGGACTTTGATGGTGATGCCATCCAGGACCTGGTGCATTTTGCCTACTCCTCCAAACTCACATTAACTGTGGACAATGTCCAGCCACTGCTTTATGCTGCCTGCATCCTTCAG GTGGAGTTGGTGGCGAGAGCCTGCTGTGAGTACATGAAGGCCCACTTTCACCCCACCAACTGCCTGGCAGTTCGTACCTTTGCTGAGAGCCACAATCGTGTGGACCTGATGGACATGGCTGACCGCTATGCCTGCGAACACTTCACAGAGGTAGTGGAGTGTGAGGACTTTACATGCGTGTCTCCCCAGCACTTACGCACATTATTGTCCTCCAGTGAGCTCAATATCCACTCAGAGACACAGGTGTACAATGCAGCAGTGAAATGGCTGAAAGCAAACCCCCAGCACCACGAGGCCTGGCTGGACCAGATCATGTCTCAG GTGCGCCTCCCCCTGCTCCCGGTAGAGTTCCTGACTGGAACAGTAGCTAAGGACGAGATGATCAAAGGTAACCTGAGTTGTCGCGACCTGATGGACGAAGCCAGAAACTACCACCTGCACCTCAGCAACAAGGTGGTGCTGGATTTTGAGTACTCAGTCCGTACGATACCGCGGAAACACACTGCAG GGGTTTTGTTCTGTGTGGGTGGCCGGGGGGGTTCTGGTGACCCATTTCGCAGCATCGAGTGCTACTCCATTACGAAGAACAGCTGGTTCTTTGGCCCTGAAATGAACAGCAGACGGCGTCACGTGGGTGTAATATCTGTAGGAG GCAAGGTTTATGCTGTTGGGGGCCATGATGGTAATGAACACTTAGGCAACATGGAGATGTTTGACCCCCTCACCAACAAGTGGATGATGAAAGCCTCCATGAACACCAAGAG GAGGGGTATAGCCCTGGCAGCGCTTGGTGGTCCTATCTATGCTATTGGAGGTCTAGATGACAACTCCTGCTTCAACGATGTGGAGCGTTACGACATCGAAAGTGACTGCTGGAGCGCTGTGGCTTCGATGAACACACCCAGAGGAGGAGTAGGATCTGTTGCATTGGGG AGTTTCGTGTACGCAGTGGGAGGCAACGATGGTGTGGCGTCACTGTCCAGTGTGGAGCGGTTTAACCCACACCTCAACAAGTGGATGGAGGTCAGCGAGATGGGCCAGCGGCGGGCAGGAAATGGAGTCAGCAAACTAAATGGCTGCCTCTATGTAGTGG GAGGTTTTGATGACAATTCACCCCTGAGCTCTGTAGAGCGCTTTGACCCGCGAATGCACCGTTGGGAGTACGTGTCTGAGCTGACCACCCCCCGTGGGGGAGTCGGCGTAGCCACTGTAATGGGAAGAGTGTTCGCAGTCGGGGGACACAATGGGAACATCTACCTGAACACGGTGGAGGCTTTTGAGCCTCGTATGAACAG ATGGGAGCTGGTGGGTTCAGTGTCTCACTGCCGTGCCGGAGCCGGAGTGGCTGTCTGTTCGTCTCACGTCAGCCAGATCAGGGACGTCGGCCAGGGCTCCAGCAACGTGGCCAACTGCATGTGA
- the sdad1 gene encoding protein SDA1 homolog — protein sequence MSGRHNNKLPNNLPQLQNLIKRDPQSYVDEFQQQYRHYQSNIQIFKLQPDKQNRELADLVMFLAQVSHCYMQQLSTFPQELSELLLSHHTVLEPDLRMTFCKALILLRNKDLIDPSGLLELFFELLRCHDKLLRKTLYTHIVADIKNINAKHKNNKVNTTLQNFMYTMLRDSNPIAAKISLDVMMELYKRNIWNDAKTVNVITTACFSKVTKVLVASLKFFLGKDDDEKNESDSESETEGPSVRDLKVRYSTGKKTTKNKKKLEKAMKVLKKHKKKTKAEVFNFSAIHLIHDPQDFSEKLLKQLEDSKERFEVKIMLMELISRLVGIHQLFLFNFYPFVQRFLQPHQREVTKILLCAAQASHQLVPPEIIEPVIMTIANNFVTDRNSGEVMTVGINAIKEVAARCPLAITEDLLQDLAQYKIHKDKNVMMSARGLIQLFRSLNPKMLHKRDRGRPTEASVEAKIKDYGELEAKDYIPGAEVLEVEEGNKEGEEDEDGWESASISDDDEDGEWVDVHHSSDEDTGEVAEKLQSMPVEERKAKAAAVSGSRLLTQDDFKKIRLVQIAKEVNAAPGKGQKRKTVDSDDEGDRRGELLTLRNIEKLHKKPKADKETRLATALAGRTNRKEFVRKRTKLNPHASTSNKEKRKTKNFMMMRHSQNVRTKGKRSFREKQLALRDALLKKKKQHK from the exons ATGTCCGGACGACACAACAACAAATTGCCAAACAATCTGCCACAACTGCAGAATCTTATAAAAAGAGATCCACAGTCATACGTAGATGAG TTTCAGCAGCAGTACCGACACTACCAGTCCAATATACAGATCTTCAAACTGCAGCCTGACAAGCAGAACAGGGAGTTGGCAGATCTTGTCATGTTTCTTGCTCAG GTTAGTCACTGCTACATGCAGCAACTGTCCACCTTTCCACAAGAGCTGTCTGAGTTATTACTGAGTCACCACACAGTCCTAGAGCCAGACTTAAGAATG ACCTTCTGCAAAGCACTGATTCTTCTGAGGAATAAAGATCTGATCGACCCCTCTGGACTCCTGGAGCTCTTCTTTGAGCTGCTGCGATGTCATGACAAACTTCTCAGAAAG acgctgtacacacacattgtagCAGATATCAAAAACATCAACGctaagcacaaaaacaacaaggttAACACA acGTTACAGAACTTCATGTACACCATGCTGAGAGACAGTAATCCCATAGCAGCAAAGATCTCTTTAGATGTAATGATGGAGCTATACAAAAGGAACATATG GAACGATGCCAAAACAGTTAATGTCATTACAACAGCGTGCTTCTCCAAAGTGACAAAG GTCCTTGTTGCGAGTCTTAAATTCTTTCTGGGCAAGGATGACGATGAGAAAAATGAGAGTGATTCAGAGTCGGAG ACGGAGGGACCATCAGTCCGAGACCTTAAGGTGAGATACTCCACCGGCAAGAAAACCaccaaaaacaagaagaagCTGGAAAAGGCAATGAAAGTCCTCAAG aaacacaagaaaaagacGAAAGCAGAAGTGTTCAATTTCTCTGCTATTCACCTCATTCACGATCCTCAAG ATTTCTCTGAGAAACTCTTGAAGCAGTTGGAAGACTCTAAAGAGCGCTTCGAGGTGAAGATCATGTTGATGGAGCTCATATCCAGACTGGTTGGAATCCATCAG CTCTTCCTCTTCAATTTTTATCCCTTCGTCCAGAGGTTTCTACAGCCCCATCAAAGAG AGGTGACAAAGATTCTCCTGTGTGCTGCCCAGGCTTCCCACCAACTCGTCCCACCAGAG ATCATCGAACCTGTAATCATGACCATCGCCAACAACTTTGTGACAGACAGAAACTCTGGGGAGGTTATGACCGTGGG TATCAATGCCATCAAGGAAGTGGCAGCCCGCTGTCCGCTCGCCATCACTGAAGACTTGCTGCAGGACCTGGCCCAGTACAAGATCCACAAGGACAAGA ATGTGATGATGTCTGCCAGAGGACTGATCCAGCTGTTCAGGAGTCTTAATCCAAAGATGCTGCATAAGAGGGACAGG GGGAGACCTACAGAGGCGTCAGTAGAGGCCAAGATCAAAGACTATGGAGAGCTTGAGGCTAAAGACTATATCCCTGGAGCTGAAGtcctggaggtggaggaggggaacaaagagggagaggaggacgaAG ATGGCTGGGAGAGTGCCAGTATTAGTGATGACGATGAAGATGGGGAGTGGGTGGACGTTCACCACTCATCGGATGAAGACACAGGCGAAGTG GCGGAGAAGCTTCAGAGTATGCCAGTTGAGGAAAGAAAAGCCAAAGCAGCAGCGGTCAGCGGCAGCAGGCTCCTCACTCAAGATGACTTCAAGAAGATCCGTCTGGTCCAGATAGCCAAGGAGGTCAACGCTGCACCGGGCAAGGGCCAGAAGAGGAAAACTGTGGACAGTGACGACGAGGGTGACAGAAG AGGGGAGCTGCTGACCTTGAGGAATATTGAGAAACTGCATAAGAAACCAAAAGCAGACAAGGAAACGCGCCTGGCAACAGCACTG GCGGGACGGACCAACCGGAAGGAGTTTGTCAGGAAGCGGACCAAGCTGAACCCACACGCCAGCACCAGCAacaaggagaagaggaagacgaAGAACTTCATGATGATGAGGCACAGTCAGAATGTCAGAACCAAAGGCAAACGCTCCTTCAGAGAGAAACAG CTTGCTCTACGAGATGCACTcctgaaaaagaagaagcagcacAAGTAG
- the klhl8 gene encoding kelch-like protein 8 isoform X2, giving the protein MAPGDVVPDHAKQLKSKEKRPGNRALKANCEPDGSFVFEAHEAWKDFHNSLRHFYEVGELCDVTLKVGSRLIPCHKLVLACVIPYFRAMFLSEMSEAKQELIEIKDFDGDAIQDLVHFAYSSKLTLTVDNVQPLLYAACILQVELVARACCEYMKAHFHPTNCLAVRTFAESHNRVDLMDMADRYACEHFTEVRLPLLPVEFLTGTVAKDEMIKGNLSCRDLMDEARNYHLHLSNKVVLDFEYSVRTIPRKHTAGVLFCVGGRGGSGDPFRSIECYSITKNSWFFGPEMNSRRRHVGVISVGGKVYAVGGHDGNEHLGNMEMFDPLTNKWMMKASMNTKRRGIALAALGGPIYAIGGLDDNSCFNDVERYDIESDCWSAVASMNTPRGGVGSVALGSFVYAVGGNDGVASLSSVERFNPHLNKWMEVSEMGQRRAGNGVSKLNGCLYVVGGFDDNSPLSSVERFDPRMHRWEYVSELTTPRGGVGVATVMGRVFAVGGHNGNIYLNTVEAFEPRMNRWELVGSVSHCRAGAGVAVCSSHVSQIRDVGQGSSNVANCM; this is encoded by the exons ATGGCACCAGGGGATGTGGTGCCAGACCATGCCAAGCAGCTGAAGTCCAAGGAGAAGCGGCCTGGAAACAGGGCCTTGAAAGCAAACTGTGAGCCTGATGGGTCCTTTGTCTTTGAAGCTCATGAGGCTTGGAAGGACTTCCATAACTCCCTCAGGCATTTCTACGAAGTAGGAGAGCTCTGTGACGTCACGCTGAAG GTTGGTAGTAGGTTGATACCATGCCACAAGCTAGTGCTGGCTTGTGTGATCCCTTACTTCAG GGCCATGTTCCTGTCAGAGATGTCCGAGGCTAAGCAGGAACTGATAGAAATCAAGGACTTTGATGGTGATGCCATCCAGGACCTGGTGCATTTTGCCTACTCCTCCAAACTCACATTAACTGTGGACAATGTCCAGCCACTGCTTTATGCTGCCTGCATCCTTCAG GTGGAGTTGGTGGCGAGAGCCTGCTGTGAGTACATGAAGGCCCACTTTCACCCCACCAACTGCCTGGCAGTTCGTACCTTTGCTGAGAGCCACAATCGTGTGGACCTGATGGACATGGCTGACCGCTATGCCTGCGAACACTTCACAGAG GTGCGCCTCCCCCTGCTCCCGGTAGAGTTCCTGACTGGAACAGTAGCTAAGGACGAGATGATCAAAGGTAACCTGAGTTGTCGCGACCTGATGGACGAAGCCAGAAACTACCACCTGCACCTCAGCAACAAGGTGGTGCTGGATTTTGAGTACTCAGTCCGTACGATACCGCGGAAACACACTGCAG GGGTTTTGTTCTGTGTGGGTGGCCGGGGGGGTTCTGGTGACCCATTTCGCAGCATCGAGTGCTACTCCATTACGAAGAACAGCTGGTTCTTTGGCCCTGAAATGAACAGCAGACGGCGTCACGTGGGTGTAATATCTGTAGGAG GCAAGGTTTATGCTGTTGGGGGCCATGATGGTAATGAACACTTAGGCAACATGGAGATGTTTGACCCCCTCACCAACAAGTGGATGATGAAAGCCTCCATGAACACCAAGAG GAGGGGTATAGCCCTGGCAGCGCTTGGTGGTCCTATCTATGCTATTGGAGGTCTAGATGACAACTCCTGCTTCAACGATGTGGAGCGTTACGACATCGAAAGTGACTGCTGGAGCGCTGTGGCTTCGATGAACACACCCAGAGGAGGAGTAGGATCTGTTGCATTGGGG AGTTTCGTGTACGCAGTGGGAGGCAACGATGGTGTGGCGTCACTGTCCAGTGTGGAGCGGTTTAACCCACACCTCAACAAGTGGATGGAGGTCAGCGAGATGGGCCAGCGGCGGGCAGGAAATGGAGTCAGCAAACTAAATGGCTGCCTCTATGTAGTGG GAGGTTTTGATGACAATTCACCCCTGAGCTCTGTAGAGCGCTTTGACCCGCGAATGCACCGTTGGGAGTACGTGTCTGAGCTGACCACCCCCCGTGGGGGAGTCGGCGTAGCCACTGTAATGGGAAGAGTGTTCGCAGTCGGGGGACACAATGGGAACATCTACCTGAACACGGTGGAGGCTTTTGAGCCTCGTATGAACAG ATGGGAGCTGGTGGGTTCAGTGTCTCACTGCCGTGCCGGAGCCGGAGTGGCTGTCTGTTCGTCTCACGTCAGCCAGATCAGGGACGTCGGCCAGGGCTCCAGCAACGTGGCCAACTGCATGTGA